Part of the Natronobacterium gregoryi SP2 genome, GACGAAATCGTCGATAGATACGATACCCCGCTGCTGGGTAAGATCCCGATCCACCCTGACTTCGGTGCCGACGGGAGCAAGGGTCCGATCGTCAAAGATGACGAGAGCTCGGTTCAAGACCCCGTCGACGATATTGTCGACGAAATCGCCGATCGCGTCGGCAAGACGAACCGTCGCACAGTCGCCGAGAACACCTCCGACGAACCCGCAGACGTGTTACCGACCGAGACCGAAGACTGAGACGGATTACTGTACCGATTTACCGGCGCAACCGCCGCCCGGGTCGCGGTTGTGCCGGAAATGACTTACAGTAAACCGCATGAGACGGTTTGCTGTCAGTCACGTTCGGCACGACTGCGGGGCGACTCGTGGTCGCGTGGAAACGACGGCCAGCAGTACGGTCGAACTGTCGGTTCGCAATCGGTCGCCAGGGTTTACGTCGTTCCCGTCGAACTATCGCGTATGTCACTCGACAGCTACGGCGACGCGGTAGCGAACCTCGATCCCGACGACGGAGCGATCGAGAGCACGGAACTGGTCGTAACCGACGACGTACTCGTGAAAGCGTTCGCGCTCGGTCCCGGTGCAGAACTCGAGGCACACGACCATCCCGACAGTACGAACGTGTTCCACGTCCTCGAGGGGACGGTGACGGTCGTCCAGGACGACGAGGGCGAGCAGGTTGCAGCGCCGGGGGTCGTCCAGCACGACCGCGGGGCCGAACACGGTGCCCGAAACGAGACCGACGAGACGGTGGTTTTCACGGCGAGTCTGTGTCCGCTACCGTCCTGAACGCGGCTACATGTAACCGAGGTCGCGCAGCCGTTCCATCAGGTCTTCTTTGTCCTGGGCACGTCCCGCGCGTTCGGTCGTTCCCTCGAGGTCTTGAAGCCAGGCGGGGTCGGTCTCGGTTTTCTCGGTGCTGATCTCGCTACCCAGCGACCGGAACCCTTCCCAGTACTTCGGTGAGACCGGGGTGTCGAAGGGGTCGAGGTCGTCCGGCAGGTCGTCTTTGCCTTCGGGGACGTAGCCGTCGTCCGGGAACTCGTCGACGGTATCGGGCACGACGAAGTTCCAGAACGTCTCCCAGACGGCAGCTTCGTTGAACTGCAGGATCGGCTGAACTCGATCGTGGGGTGGGTGGATGTCCGGGTCGTGACGCGGCGAGAAGAACGTCTCGTCGGCACGGGCCTCCTGTTCGTCCCAGCGGACGCCGGAGACGATGCCGTCGGTTCCGTACTCCTCGATGGCGTCGTTAAGCGCCACCGTCTTCAGCAAGTGGTTGCCGACGTAGGTATCGAGCAGGAACGGAAACGTGTCCTCCTCGTACTCGAGGATGTCCCGAACGTGGTGTCGGTTGTGTTCGGAGAGTTCCGAAATCTCGATCTCGTCGCCTGGGTCGAGGTCGTGGTCGGCGACGTATTCGCCGACATCTTCGTTGCGTGCGTAGATGACCTCGAGTCCCCACTGGTCGGCCCAGTGGTCGACGAAGTCGTGGATCTCGTCGAAGTGCTGGTAGTGGTCGATGAAGATCGCCGGCGGGACCTCGAGGTCGTGTTGCTCGGCAACCTGGGTGACGAAGTAGAGGACGAGCGTCGAGTCCTTCCCGCCGGTCCACATGACGGCGGGGTTGTCGTACTCCTCGAGGCCCTGGCGTGTGACCTCGACTGCCTTCTCGATTTTGTCGTTGACGTGGGGGTAGTCGTCGGGGGCTTCACCGCTTCCGTCGGCGTAATCGACATCGATGCGGTCTGAGAGGTTCTGGCTCATCGGTCGTAATTAGATATAATTATCTGGTTTAAACCCTTTGGGGGTGCGGAAACCTCTGTCGGAAAATTGTCCGCGGCGATCTGACTGGAGTGTAGTATTGTAGGCTTAGATGGTGTCGAACGGTAGCTTTCTATTTGCTCCCTGGTCTGACGAGCGAAACGACATTTGCCGCTACCAACGTAAATTTCAAAGAAATTCATCGATAGTCGTTAGTCGAGCGGTGCAGCCTCGAGGCGTCGATCCGGATCGGAACCGTCTAGTTCCCGCTGGAGGAGACTGACGATTCGCCGGCTTGCAAGCCCGTCGCCGTACGGGCGGGGATGGGAGTCGGGCGTCCAGTCGGCGACGAGTGCCTCACGGATCTGATCTGCATTCGAGCCGACCAGCCTGTTCCAGCCGGCATCGACTGTCTCTTCCCACTCGGTCTCCGTCCGAAGGGTGACACATCGCGTCTCGAGGAAGAACGCTTCCTTCTGGACGCCACCGGAGTCAGTCGCGATCCGTTCGGCCGCGTCGAGCAGCCGAACGAAATCGAGATAGCCAAGCGGTTCGATCACCTCGAGTTCGGCGGTTGCCCGCTCCCACAGGCCGTACGCCCGGAGTCGGTCGACCGTCCGGGGGTGAGCCGGGAAGACGACCGGGAGCGGAACGTCGGCCAACGCGTCGACGATCGACGCCAAGTTCGACCGAGCGTCGGTGTTTCGCTGCCGGTGGACCGTCGCAAGGACGAACTCGCCCTCGCGGAGACCGAGTTCGGCGAGGATCGACGACGCGCCGGTCGACTGGTTGCGGGCCTCGAGTAGGGCATCGTACATCACGTCACCGGTCCAGAAGACACCCTCAGAGATCCCCTCTGTGGCGAGATTCTCGACGGCGGCCTCGCTCGGCGCAAAGCAGAGATCGGAGACGTGATCAGTCAGGACGCGATTGATCTCCTCGGGCATCTCACGGTTCCCGCTGCGGAGACCTGCCTCGACGTGAGCGACCGTCGCGTCGCGTTTCGAGCCGACGATGGCACCCGCAAGCGTCGAGTTGGTGTCGCCGTACAGTAAGACAGCGTCGGGTTGGACCGACTCGAGCACCGACTCGAGGCGCGTCAGCATCGCTGCAGTCTGGCGGGCGTGAGTGTCGGAAGCGACACCGAGGTTGTACTCGGGCTCTGGAATGTCAAGTTCTTCGAAGAAGACGTCCGACAGCTCTTCGTCGTAGTGTTGGCCGGTGTGGACCAGCACCTCCTCGCCGACATCGCGGATCTTCTGCGAGACGACCGCCGCCTTGACGAACTGCGGTCGGGCACCGACGACCGAGCAGATTCGCATCAGTTCACCCCCTCGTATCCGTGGAACCGAACGTCCTGGCTGGCCGGCCTGCTGTGGAGGGACGATTTTCGTCGAGAGACGTTCACCTCGGATATCATGTAGCGGCCATTCCAGAATGCGGTATATCGTTATCGGCGCGCTAACCTCCGGAAGGTCGACGATGACTCGAGTTCGACGACTCGAGACTGCTGAAGCGTCGAAACGAGCCGGCAGAGCCGGCAACCCTTGTCACAAAGGGATGCGAGAAGCAACACATTTCGAACCGGCATTCACTCCGTACCGGACTCTCGCGTTCTTCCAAGACGACGTACTGAAGATCAACGCGGATTCCCGACGGCTTCCAAGGACGACCACCGTGATCGAACGCTTCCTTCCCACCGACGGCCGAAACCGGGCCTGCAGTCGCTTCCGCAAGCGAAAGCGACGACCGCGTCGTCGTGACGACCACACAGGTCGCTTCACAACTCGAGGCGTGGCTCGACTACCGTCCGGACGAGGACAACCTCGAGCGAGTACTGTTCGAACTCGATCGTCGCGACAATCTCGAGTGAGAGACGATCACGCGAGACGGCAACTACTGCTACTGAATCATATGGGGGAGCATTTATTAACCATTGCTGATACGTATCGGGTATGGAAAGAAGAGGACTTATCGCGTGTAGCAGTACAGCGCTTGCGACGGCTATAGCTGGTTGTCTCTCGGATGAAACTGCTGAGACAGGTGATGGATCTACTGGTGCCGATTCTAGAGATAGCGTCAGTACGTTCGAACCAATTGTGACTGATCTTCGTCATCCTGAGCCACAAGGGGTGTCAGTAGACGACGAAGTGGTAGGGACCGGACAACAGCATGAATTCAGTGCCACTGTTGAGAACACAGGTATAGCAGGCGATATTGAAGTGACGCTTGTCTTACTCGAGGACAGAGAACTCTCTATTTGGTCCCCTTTTGCGGACGAATCAGGCACTTACGAGCGATTTTTCTCCGAAGGTGAGCGCAGAACGGAGTCGTTTACTGTAGAGCAAGACGGCCAATACGAAGGGTTTGGGTTTCGACTGTTACCAGCAGAAGCAGAAGTCGACGTTAGAAACGACGGCGAGGGTGGCGAGGCCGAAGTACGACTACTGCAACGCGGCGGGTTAGGTGATGGAGTCGTATTGGAAAGTAAAACTATAACAGTCTCACCGGAAACGACACAGACGGTACCGTTCAATATCGATGCATCGTTCACACTTGAAGAAGGGATCGATGACATTCAGATCGATGCTGAGGCGCGTGTTGCGTGATTTAGCTCATACTTATCACTCGCAAACACTAGTCTGGTGACTGTCTGCAGAACATTCGATGCAGTCTGTTCCGTCACTAGGGCTGGCTCAGTTGTCTGAAAAAATCATTATCGGAGCAACTCAAGAGACCAATCCTGAGTGTCAGTCGCTGATGAATTTGTTGTCCCGCCAGTTGACGCCAGACTCACCGGAGCCGTGATCTCGAGGTCCTTCAACGACTTCGACGTCGGCAGGTCGTGGCTCGCCGTCGACGATCCGGGTCGCCTCGAGTTCGCCGTCACGTTCGGAGATCGCGGTCAACGTCCCTTTCTCAGCGGCTTCCGCGATTTCACAGAGAACGAGGAACATCTGGTACTGCAGAAGCGAGTTCTGGAGAACGGTCTCCCGGTCACCCTTGAAAGCGGCGAACTCGACGAGTTCGGACTCGATCTCTTCTTCTTCCTCTTCGTCCCAGCTAAAGGACTGCTGGCGGCGCTCGTCAGGATCTTCCTCGTATACCCTGTTTTCGGTGACGCTGGCTTTGAGCTGGGCTGTCGGAGTGTACTTGCTGACCGACTGGTCCTCGGCGACTGCTTTAAGGATCAGGGTGTTGTTTCGTCGTGTGATCTCTACGTCGTCGACCCCGTCGGGGAACGTCGCCTCGTCGATGTGGTCGTGGAGATCCTCGAGGGGGAGTTCGAGCGTCGAGTGCAACCGATAAACGTGTCTGGATTCCTCTGATGACATAGTGGGGGGGAGTACGAGAGTTCTTGTACGACACTACGCGCGGGTCACTTATATTACCTGCTATTAAATGCGTGAGATACCAGTAAGGACAAATTTAAGTCGGGACCGGATCGCCTATTCGGCGTCGAGTGTCTCCGCCAGTTCACCACGCTCTTGCAGTTCTTCGAGGATGTCCGAGCCGCCGACGAACTCGCCGTCCACGAACGTCTGTGGAATCGTCTCCCAGCCGCTGTGTTCCTCGAGTGCGACGCGGTACTCGTCTAACGACTCGAGGACATCGACGGTCTCGTACTCGTCTCGATGCTGGTCGATCAGGCCAAGCGCCTTCCGCGAGTAGCCACACTGTGGCATGAGTTCGGTCCCTTTCATGAAGAGGACGACCTCGTTTTCCTCGAGGACGTCGGCGACCTGTTCGGTAACTTTCTCCTGATCGAGCCCCTGGTTCGGCGGGAAGTCCATACTCCACTATATGGCGGTGATCGGGATAGGTTTTACGTCATTAACGTCCCGGGAATCGACCTCGTCGCTCGGTGCCAACGTCACACGGTGTCCCGTCATACGGTTTGCTGTAGGCTATTTTCGGCGCGATCGCAGGAGGACTCGTGGTCGCGCCGGGACATCGGGACGGCAGTCCGTATCAGTCGGTGCCCGCGCGCCGTGACTCGAGGCGATTGCACCGGGCTGTCGGTACGATATTCCGCCTCAGACCTCGATCCGGACGATCCGGTCGTCTCTCTCGAGCGGGAACGCACCGCTGGCGCGACCGTCCCGGTTCGAGGTCAGCACGTACAGCGAGCCGTCGGGGCCGGGTGCTGCGTGCCGAAGTCGGCCGTAGGTCCCCTCGAAGAGCGTGCTGACGGTCGCAGTGAAGCGGTCGTCAAGCCAGGGGCCGTCGTAGACGGCATCCGCGTCGTCTTCGTTTTCACCGCCCTCGTTTTCGTTTCCCGTCCGCAGCGTCACTCCGTACAGCGTCTCCGAGACGAGTCCACAGACGAACACCCGGTTCTCCCACGGCTCGATTGCGTCCTCGTCGTAGAACGTCAGTCCCGACGGAGCCCACGTCGTCTCCGGGCCGGTGTTGACAAGCGGTGGCGTCACTGCCGTGTGCTCCTCGTAGTTCTCGTAGTCCGGATCGTTCGGCCCGCCACGCGTGACGTCCCAGCCGTAGTTGCTGCCCGGCCGGAGCATCGCGACCTCGTCTCGAGCGACGGGGCCGTGTTCGGCGATCAACGGCGCTCCCTGGGGAGTGAAGTCGATCCCCTGTGGGTTCCGGTGGCCGAGCGTGTAGGTCCGCGGGTCGCCGTCAGCTCCCCAGTCGGGGTTGTCGGGTGCCGGCTCGCCGTCGGTATCGACTCGCAACACGGCACCCGCGAGCGAGCTCGGGTCCTGGGTGAGCGCAGGCTCTTCCGCGTCGCCGGTCAACACCCACAGGTAGTCGTCGGGACCGACGGTGATCCGCCCACCGTTGTGCGTTGTCGCGCCCGGAATCTCATCGAGGATCGGCTCGAGGTCGCTGCTCTCGAGGTCGTAGCGAACCACGCGGTTCCCGACGCCGTCGTCGACGGTGTAATAGACGAACAGCAGGGGTTCGTCGGGGTAATCGGGGTGGCCCGCAACGCCCAGCGTCCCGCCTTCGCCAGGTGCAGCCCGATCTGGGAGATCCGTTCTCTCGAGGACGACATCCGCATCTGCTGGCACAAGATCCGACCTCGTCTCGAGGTCGGCTGCGTCGAACCGGAGCAGACCACCGTCTCGCTCGGTGACGAACGCGTCCGCGCCCGCGAAGGTGAGGTCCCACGGAATCTCGAGGCCGGAGACGACCGTCGTCGGCTCCACGTCGTCCTCGCTCGGTTCGCCGTCGGCGGGCTCCCAGTCGGGCGCTGTCCAGTCGTCGTCGGGGGTTGCTTCGGGCGTGGCGAGCTCGAGCGGGTCGGAGCTGAGTTGCTCGAGACAGCCGGCGGTGCCGACCACGATCGAGGCTCCAACGGCCGATAG contains:
- a CDS encoding cupin domain-containing protein, with amino-acid sequence MSLDSYGDAVANLDPDDGAIESTELVVTDDVLVKAFALGPGAELEAHDHPDSTNVFHVLEGTVTVVQDDEGEQVAAPGVVQHDRGAEHGARNETDETVVFTASLCPLPS
- a CDS encoding phosphoadenosine phosphosulfate reductase family protein; the protein is MSQNLSDRIDVDYADGSGEAPDDYPHVNDKIEKAVEVTRQGLEEYDNPAVMWTGGKDSTLVLYFVTQVAEQHDLEVPPAIFIDHYQHFDEIHDFVDHWADQWGLEVIYARNEDVGEYVADHDLDPGDEIEISELSEHNRHHVRDILEYEEDTFPFLLDTYVGNHLLKTVALNDAIEEYGTDGIVSGVRWDEQEARADETFFSPRHDPDIHPPHDRVQPILQFNEAAVWETFWNFVVPDTVDEFPDDGYVPEGKDDLPDDLDPFDTPVSPKYWEGFRSLGSEISTEKTETDPAWLQDLEGTTERAGRAQDKEDLMERLRDLGYM
- the wecB gene encoding non-hydrolyzing UDP-N-acetylglucosamine 2-epimerase encodes the protein MRICSVVGARPQFVKAAVVSQKIRDVGEEVLVHTGQHYDEELSDVFFEELDIPEPEYNLGVASDTHARQTAAMLTRLESVLESVQPDAVLLYGDTNSTLAGAIVGSKRDATVAHVEAGLRSGNREMPEEINRVLTDHVSDLCFAPSEAAVENLATEGISEGVFWTGDVMYDALLEARNQSTGASSILAELGLREGEFVLATVHRQRNTDARSNLASIVDALADVPLPVVFPAHPRTVDRLRAYGLWERATAELEVIEPLGYLDFVRLLDAAERIATDSGGVQKEAFFLETRCVTLRTETEWEETVDAGWNRLVGSNADQIREALVADWTPDSHPRPYGDGLASRRIVSLLQRELDGSDPDRRLEAAPLD
- a CDS encoding DUF7110 family protein, with product MSSEESRHVYRLHSTLELPLEDLHDHIDEATFPDGVDDVEITRRNNTLILKAVAEDQSVSKYTPTAQLKASVTENRVYEEDPDERRQQSFSWDEEEEEEIESELVEFAAFKGDRETVLQNSLLQYQMFLVLCEIAEAAEKGTLTAISERDGELEATRIVDGEPRPADVEVVEGPRDHGSGESGVNWRDNKFISD
- a CDS encoding glutaredoxin family protein, whose translation is MDFPPNQGLDQEKVTEQVADVLEENEVVLFMKGTELMPQCGYSRKALGLIDQHRDEYETVDVLESLDEYRVALEEHSGWETIPQTFVDGEFVGGSDILEELQERGELAETLDAE
- a CDS encoding PQQ-dependent sugar dehydrogenase, with the protein product MSPIRRRLLSAVGASIVVGTAGCLEQLSSDPLELATPEATPDDDWTAPDWEPADGEPSEDDVEPTTVVSGLEIPWDLTFAGADAFVTERDGGLLRFDAADLETRSDLVPADADVVLERTDLPDRAAPGEGGTLGVAGHPDYPDEPLLFVYYTVDDGVGNRVVRYDLESSDLEPILDEIPGATTHNGGRITVGPDDYLWVLTGDAEEPALTQDPSSLAGAVLRVDTDGEPAPDNPDWGADGDPRTYTLGHRNPQGIDFTPQGAPLIAEHGPVARDEVAMLRPGSNYGWDVTRGGPNDPDYENYEEHTAVTPPLVNTGPETTWAPSGLTFYDEDAIEPWENRVFVCGLVSETLYGVTLRTGNENEGGENEDDADAVYDGPWLDDRFTATVSTLFEGTYGRLRHAAPGPDGSLYVLTSNRDGRASGAFPLERDDRIVRIEV